The following coding sequences lie in one Palaeococcus ferrophilus DSM 13482 genomic window:
- a CDS encoding DUF3213 domain-containing protein, with the protein MVKPDKRLTKLVLKLTSADWENTSAKQYEIAKEIGVWRVFLNGYSKRGVVVFDEEVLPREELLKRLEDLKPEIVTEESLMVQELIVGSMGSNNVLVNH; encoded by the coding sequence ATGGTAAAGCCCGACAAGAGGCTCACGAAGCTCGTGCTCAAACTCACCAGCGCTGACTGGGAGAATACGAGCGCAAAGCAGTACGAGATTGCGAAGGAGATAGGGGTGTGGAGGGTATTCCTCAACGGCTACTCAAAGAGGGGCGTCGTGGTCTTTGACGAGGAAGTCCTCCCCAGGGAGGAGCTCCTGAAGAGGCTTGAAGACCTCAAGCCGGAGATAGTGACAGAAGAGAGCCTGATGGTTCAGGAGTTGATCGTGGGAAGTATGGGCTCGAACAATGTACTCGTTAACCATTAA